The Sphaerisporangium siamense genome includes the window CATGGCCGGTAACGCGGGAGACGCGGTGGCGATCGGAACGGGGGGCATGCCTTCCTCCGGGAAAACGCGAGACGGCCCCCGCGTGCGCATGACATGGAGGCCGTCTCGGTGGGGATCGATGGACTTGCCCGTGAACGACAAAAGGCCCTCCCCCCGGCGCAGCCGGAAACGAGGGCCTCAATGAGGTCGCGGACTTCGGCGCAAGAGTACATCCCGGTCCCGGACCGCCCGTGCACAAGAGGTATAGACCATCATCGATGGAATGCGTTTCGCCAGGTCGCGGGCATGAGCCGAGTCGACGGACATCATTCAGGGTTTCGTAACGCCGGCCGTTTTTGCAGGATGGCAGGCATGAGTGCGAACAGGGTGTATCACGGCACCGGTCCCGGAGCGATCACACCGGACGGGTGCGCGGTCGACTTCTACGCGACGCTCAAGCCCCGGGGCGAACCGGAGTTGATCCACGCGGCCATCCCCGAGGGGGCGTCCATTCTGGAGCTCGGCGCGGGTGTCGGACGGATCACGCACAGCCTTGTGGCCCTCGGGCACGAGGCGGTGGCCGTGGACGAGTCCGCCGAGATGCTCGCGCACATCAAGGGCGCCGAGACCGTCCGCTCGCCGATCCAGTCTCTGTCCCTCGGCAGGACGTTCGACGTCGTCCTTCTCATGTCGTTCGTCGTCGAGACGGCGGACGACGACCTGCGCCGCGACTTCCTGCGCGCCTGCGCGCGGCACGTCGCCGCCGGCGGGTGCGTGATCCTGCAACGCCAGCCGCCCGAGTGGTACGACACGATCGAGCCCTTCGAGCGCGTCGCGAGTGAGGGCCACAGGGTGCGCGTGGCCGGGCTGGAGCGGCCTGGCCCGGGGCTCCTTCTTCTGACGCTGGAGTACACCCTCGGCGACCGGCAGTGGACGCACACCTACCTCAGCAAGCGCCTCGACGATGACTACCTGGAGGCCCAGCTCAACGAAGCGGGCCTGACCATATCCGGCTTCCTCGCCGACGACCGCGGTTGGGTGCGCGCGGTCCCCCGATGACCTGTGCCCCGGCCGGCGGAACGCACGACATGGGACCCCGGCCGGGGCACCTGGTCAACGGCGCGCGGCGGAGGTGAGGGTGGCGTAGATGATGATGTTGTCGGTGTAGCTGTGCGCGCGGGGGTTGAAGATGCCGCCGCAGGTGATGAGTCGCAGGCTGGGACGATCCACGTGACCATAGACGCGCTTGGTCGGAAACCTGTTCTTGCTCGCCTGCTCGGCACCGTCCACCGTGAACCGCGCCGACGACCCATCCGAGCGAACCACCGTGATCACGGCGCCCCGGCCCAGCTCGCGCAGGCGGCTGAACACCGCCGGTCCCTTCCGGGTGTTCACATGCCCGAGAATCACCGCCGGGCCCATCTCGCCGGGCGCAGGCCCGAGCCGGTACCACCCCGCCAGCTTGGGACGGCTCAGGGACGGCACCTGGATCTCGCCGGACTTGTCCACACCAAGAGAGACCAGCGCCGCGTCCACCCCGATCGAGGGGATCTTGACGCGCACGGGGGCCGCCTTACGCAGCGGCTTCGCGGGGACGGCGGCTGCCGGGGAGGGCGGCGGGGCCGTGGGCGCGGCCTCCACCAGCGGGACGTTCGCTCCTCCCGGCCCGACCGTCGCCATCGCGGCAGCGGCGGGATCGGCGACCTGGACGCCGACCGGGTTCGTCCCCGACGTACCACCGGACAGGCCGGGATCCCCGGCCGT containing:
- a CDS encoding class I SAM-dependent methyltransferase, encoding MSANRVYHGTGPGAITPDGCAVDFYATLKPRGEPELIHAAIPEGASILELGAGVGRITHSLVALGHEAVAVDESAEMLAHIKGAETVRSPIQSLSLGRTFDVVLLMSFVVETADDDLRRDFLRACARHVAAGGCVILQRQPPEWYDTIEPFERVASEGHRVRVAGLERPGPGLLLLTLEYTLGDRQWTHTYLSKRLDDDYLEAQLNEAGLTISGFLADDRGWVRAVPR
- a CDS encoding class F sortase; translated protein: MSAPMPPEDAPREARWKAALAPVVLTVGSLAGVGAVMVGLLMYLSPVQENASNASPDAARVARMDAAGDPGSSGGTAGDPGLSGGTSGTNPVGVQVADPAAAAMATVGPGGANVPLVEAAPTAPPPSPAAAVPAKPLRKAAPVRVKIPSIGVDAALVSLGVDKSGEIQVPSLSRPKLAGWYRLGPAPGEMGPAVILGHVNTRKGPAVFSRLRELGRGAVITVVRSDGSSARFTVDGAEQASKNRFPTKRVYGHVDRPSLRLITCGGIFNPRAHSYTDNIIIYATLTSAARR